From the genome of Clostridiaceae bacterium:
TCCTATTTTATTGACATATTTCCATTTATGTTAAATAATAAATATAAAAATATAAGAATATAAGAATTCTGGTACTAATGAGTTATTATATTATATACTTTTTTTATGTTCCGCTTTTACGCTTTCTATTCACTAAATACTTTAAGAGCCGATATATTAGATATATTATATATACTTCTTTTGGCAGACATATATTTACCTCTGCTAAACATTGATAACTAACCATACCAGAAAGGTTTAAAATTTATATGGATATATACAAAGCCGGAAGAAAAAATATTCTAATAAGTAGAATCAAAAGTTGTATTACAAGCATTCCTCATATTTTAATTTTTTTATTTCTTCTTGCAGCTTTAATTTCCTTTATATCAAATAAAACAATTTTATGGACCTTTTCTGATCATACTCAACTATGGCATATTTACATTATATCAATAGTAGTAGTTCCAATACTGCTTTTTATTCTTTTAAAATTCTTTAATGGAAATTCTCAATCGCAAAACCATTTATTAAATATATTTATTACAGTACTTATTTGTCTCATCCCAAGAATTATATGTATAAATGTTATAAGCATTAAACCAGTTTCTGATTTTGAAACTTATCATATCTTTGCAAGTGAGCTATCAAAAGGGAATATACCAGGTAAAATGTATATTTCCATTTTTCCTCACACTATAGGGTATCCTGCAGTTTTATCCATATTCTACAGAATTTTCGGGGCAAAGGTTATTGTGGCGCAGATTATGAATATTATTCTAAGCTGTGGCATTGCTGTTTTAATATATATTTTGGGAAGCAAGCTTCATAGCAGGAGGTGCGGGGTAATAAGCGCAATTATCTGGTCGCTATGGCCTTCTCAGATTTTTTATGTCTCCTTTGTTTCTACCGAAACTCTATTTGTTTTTCTGAACTTATTATGTATAGTATTTTTTATACAGATTTTAGAATCCAGGCTAAACAATATAATATCATTAATATTGTTTATTCTGCTTGGAGCATTATGCGCATTTGCAAACTCAATCCGGCCAGTTGCATTGATTACATTAGTGGCAATATGTATATTCCTGGTATTATATAATGTTAAGAGGACCTCATATTTTCCATATGACGAAGTAATTAACATTTACCGTCCTTTTGAAACCTATAATGATAAAGGATTTAATAAAATTTTGATTTTAGCAGTTATTTTGATGTCCTATCTTATTACAAGCAAAGCAATCCAGGCAGTTATTTCAAACAAGATAGAAAGGCCATTACCTTCCAAACCCTTTGGATATAGTCTTTATATTGGAACAAACTATGACTCCAATGGTGTTTGGAATCAAGATGATGCAAATACTTTAGGCACACTAATGAGTGACCTCAATATGACACCGCAGATGATTCATGATACATTAACAAAATTGGCAGTTAACAGGCTGAAAGAAAAAGACACTTCACAAACTGTAAACCTTGTTTGGAATAAATTTAATACTATGTGGTCAGCAGACAGTGATTTTGTTAACTATATGAAAAATGCCATAGATGAAAAAAGTCCTTCTACATATGATTTCTTCTCAAAATATGATCGTCTGCTCATAAGAACTTCCAACTTTTACTATCACGTTTTCCTGTTAATTGCAGGAGTAGGAAACTTAATACTTCTATTCAGAAGAAAAACCTATTATTCTATGATATGCATCATAATTATTGGCTATATTGTTGCTCATTTCTTTCTTGAGGTAGCAGGAAGATATCATTATCCCGTAATTTCATTAATCTCTTTATTATCCGGTTATGGCCTGGTATCCTTAAGCCAGCTCCTTAACTTTGGTGAGAAATCAGAAGTTTACATTTAAGCGTTCCTTCCTAAAACTGCAATAACAGAAAGCTATAAGTAACCATATTGTGGAATTGGCATTCAAATAATTAATAAAAGATGAAATTAATAGTGAAATTGCAGGATTTTATAAACATTATTGCATAATTAAGCATAGAATGCTTTAATAAGTATAATAAAATCAGATAAATAAATTAAGCAAATAATTTATAGTACAAATTTTGTATTTTTTTTCTAAAAAATATATTGCACACAAATGAAATTTTATTTATAATAAATTTCATGATATTATATAATTTTAATATTTTGTGTAGACAATAGCAATTACAATAGCCAATAGAGTATATGCCGTGTCAGGTTGAGATATATTAAGCTAATAAGGCTAACACTGCGGAATGAGGATATGTCCCGTCCCTGTATAATTTGTATAGGTACGGGTTTTTTAATTATAACATAACTTATCCGATTAGATATATACATGAACACAGAGCTTTAAACACAAAATATATTTAAATTGAAGGAGTTGAACTTATGAACATAACAATTGATGATATAAAATATATTGCCAAACTTGCCAAGCTTCGGTTCAGCGAAGAAGAAGTGTTAAAGCTTACCTCAGAGTTTGAGAGCATTTTAGCTCATTTCAAGTCTATAGATAAAATGAATCTTGACAATGTAGATTTAAACCAGTATTCATCTGATAACAAAACAATAACCAGACCTGATGTTGTTAAAAATTATGAGGATAAATCAAAGCTTTTTCAAAATGTTAAATCCAAGCGGGATACATTTATAGTAATACCGAAGATAATCGAGTAGCCAGGAGGTAAATAGATGAGCTTAGAATTCATGAGTGCAGAGGATATAAGAAAGGGTATTGAAGAAAAAAGGTTCTCAGCAGAGGAAATAGCAGTAAAATTCATTGAAAATATTAAAACAAAAGATAATGAAATAAATGCATTTTTATTACTATGTGAAGAAAAGGCAATAGAACAGGCTAAATTGATTGATAAGAAAAAAAGTAAAGGAGAGCCACTTGGAAAACTTGCAGGAGTTCCTGTTGCAATCAAGGACAATATTTGTACTGATGGTATCAGGACAACTTGCGCATCCAGAATGCTCGAGGATTTCATACCTCCATATAATGCTACTGTTGTTGATAAGCTCATTAATGAAGATGCCATTATTATAGGAAAAACAAATATGGATGAGTTTGCCATGGGATCTTCCACTGAAAACTCTGCCTTTAAAATAACTAAGAATCCAAGAGATTTGACCAGAGTGCCTGGAGGTTCTTCAGGAGGTTCTGCCGCAGCGGTTGCAGGGGATATGGTTCCCGTATCTCTTGGCTCAGATACCGGAGGTTCAATAAGGCAGCCGGCTGCCTTTTGCGGAGTGGTAGGATTGAAACCCACTTATGGACTGGTATCACGCTATGGCTTAATTGCTTTTGGTTCATCTCTGGATCAAATCGGGCCTTTTTCCAAAACCGTCAGAGACTCGGCTTTAGTACTGGAAGTTATTCAGGGAAGAGACAAAAGGGACAGCACTTCCTATGATGGAGACTATGAAACCGATTATTTATTAAACATAGATGCCGGAATTAAGGGTATGAGAATAGGTGTCCCAAAAGAATTTTTCTCAGAAGGGCTGGATAAAGAAATTGACGCATCAATAAGAGATAGTATTGAAATATTAAAATCATGTGGAGCATTAGTTGAAGAAACGTCTATTCCCATTGTGGATGAAGGTTTATCAGCATACTATATTATATCTTCTGCAGAAGCCAGTTCTAATCTTGCAAGATATGACGGGATACGGTATGGACACAGAACTAAAGATTATGAAAATGTTGAAGAGTTAATAGAAAAATCCAGAAGTGAAGCTTTCGGGGCTGAAGTTAAAAGAAGAATCATGCTTGGTACTTATGCACTTTCTTCCGGTTATTATGATGAATATTATAAAAGGGCGCAAAAGTTCAGAAAAGTGTTAAGAGAACAATTTGAAGAGAGCTTTAAAAAATTTGATATTGTTATTGGACCTACCTCTCCGGTATTGCCTTTCAAAATTGGTGAAAAGAAAAGTAATCCTCTCGAAATGTATCTTGCAGATGTATATACAGTTAACATAAATCTGGCAGGTCTTCCTGCAGTATCACTGCCCTGTGGACTAAGCCACGAAAAACTTCCGATTGGTTTACAATTAATCGGGCCTCGTTTTGGAGAAAAGAAAATACTTCAGGCTGCTTATACCTTAGAAAGAGAGCTTCAATTAGAGCTGTAAAGAGTGGAACCTGAATGTGCTGATAATGGAGGTTGTTCATATGAATTATGAAACAGTAATTGGGCTTGAAATACATGCTGAGTTAAACACAAAATCCAAAATTTTTTGTGAATGTTCAACAAAATTTGCTTCAAAGCCAAACGAAAATACCTGTCCTGTATGTACCGGACTGCCGGGAACACTCCCAGTTTTAAATGAGGAGGTTGTAAACCTGGCCATTAAAGCAGGTATAGCGTTAAATTGCAATATAAACATGATTAATAAAATGGACAGAAAGAATTATTTTTATCCTGACCTTCCAAAGGCTTATCAAATATCCCAATATGATTTGCCCATTTGTACAGGAGGGTTTGTTGAGTTTGAATGTGAGGGAAAAACTGTTAAAGTCCGTATAAACAGGATTCACATAGAGGAGGATGCCGGTAAATTAATACACCTCGAAGATGAACCCTACTCGCTCATTGATTATAACAGGGCAGGAGTTCCTCTGATAGAAATAGTATCTGAACCAGATATGCATTCACCACTTGAAGCAGTAACATTTTTACGGACATTAAAATCAATACTTGAATATTGCGAAATTTCGGACTGCCGTATGGAACAGGGATCTTTAAGATGTGATGCAAATATATCCCTAAGGCCTGCAGGAAGTAAACAATTTTATACAAAAGTAGAAATAAAAAATATCAACTCTTTCAAAGAACTGCAAAAAGCCCTTGAAGATGAAGAAAACAGGCAAAGGAAGCTTTATCAGGCTGAAGAGGGTTATAAGGTAATTCAGGAGACCAGAAGATGGGATAGCTTAAGAGGAAAAACAGTATCCATGAGGACAAAAGAGGAAGCGCATGATTACAGATATTTCCCTGAACCCGATTTATTGCCTGTTATAATTAAAGAGAATACTATTAAACATATCAAGGGAACTTTACCTGAACTACCCGCCGAAAAATCACAAAGGTTTATTAAGGATTATAATTTGACTGAAAGTGAAGTGGAAATTCTAGTAAGAGATAAGGCTTTATCAGAATTCTTTGAAAACGCAATTAAGGAAGGGGCGCCACCAAAAGCTGCTGCAAACTGGATACTGGGAGATTTGTTAAGGATTATGAATGATAAAAAGTTATCTACTGAAGAAATCCCCGTAAAACCGGCTTATCTTAGCAAGCTTATAGCCCTCATTGAAAAAGGAAGCATAAGTAATACTGCCGCTAAAGGAATATTTAAAGAATTATTTGTAAAAGATATTGACCCTGAAGAATTAATAAAAGCTAAAGGACTGGAGCAGATAAGTTCTGAGGAAGAAATTATCAAACTTGTTGAGCAAGCATTTAAAGATAATCCTCAGTCAGTGGAAGATTTCAAGAACGGAAAAACTCAGGCTGTCGGATTTCTGATAGGCCAGGTAATGAAAGCATCAAAGGGTAAAGCTAACCCAAAACTGGTAAAAGAGCTGGTAGATGCCGAGCTAAGGAAATAAAATATTTAACCAGTTATCAAGAATCTCTCGCATATATAGGCGGAAGCAGAATTGATGCAAATTATTTTATAACAACCTTGTTCAGTAGGGGATTGCATGACCCCAACTGAATACCCGAACGAAGCGAGTTTGCTTTTTGGTATGCCCTTTTTTTAAGGCGGCATACCATTTTTATTCTCATATTATCTGAAACTTTCTGGAAAATTCTGCGTCAATGATATTTGATGTAGTACTATGAAATTAAGGTGGTATTATGAGGAAATTTAAATTTCTTTTTAGTGTAATTTTAATTTTTTCTATTAGTTTTATTTATTCTTCCTTCAAAAGTCTCGCAAAAGACTATGATAATCTTATAATATATGAGAAAACAGAATGCAGCATTGATACAGACATCGACTGTCATCATAATAAATATAATAATTGTAATAAAGATTCATGCATTTCCAATTTATGTAAAGATGTTGAGCCAAATAGGCTGGAAAATGAATCAGGAACAGGCAATTTTAGCCGGGATATAAAGAATTTTAAAGTTTATAGGGGTAAAGGGCATGATTACGAAGTATATGATTTCCGGGAATATAATAATACTATTGATGACAAAATGCTTCATTTCCCTGACACCAATTGTGACCCCAAAATGATTATTCCCGGCAATCCTGATATAGACCCTAAATTTCTCCACAAACCACCTTTAAAGATAGAGGAAGATTTAAAGATGGAGGAAGATTGATATTAT
Proteins encoded in this window:
- the gatA gene encoding Asp-tRNA(Asn)/Glu-tRNA(Gln) amidotransferase subunit GatA — translated: MSLEFMSAEDIRKGIEEKRFSAEEIAVKFIENIKTKDNEINAFLLLCEEKAIEQAKLIDKKKSKGEPLGKLAGVPVAIKDNICTDGIRTTCASRMLEDFIPPYNATVVDKLINEDAIIIGKTNMDEFAMGSSTENSAFKITKNPRDLTRVPGGSSGGSAAAVAGDMVPVSLGSDTGGSIRQPAAFCGVVGLKPTYGLVSRYGLIAFGSSLDQIGPFSKTVRDSALVLEVIQGRDKRDSTSYDGDYETDYLLNIDAGIKGMRIGVPKEFFSEGLDKEIDASIRDSIEILKSCGALVEETSIPIVDEGLSAYYIISSAEASSNLARYDGIRYGHRTKDYENVEELIEKSRSEAFGAEVKRRIMLGTYALSSGYYDEYYKRAQKFRKVLREQFEESFKKFDIVIGPTSPVLPFKIGEKKSNPLEMYLADVYTVNINLAGLPAVSLPCGLSHEKLPIGLQLIGPRFGEKKILQAAYTLERELQLEL
- the gatB gene encoding Asp-tRNA(Asn)/Glu-tRNA(Gln) amidotransferase subunit GatB, translating into MNYETVIGLEIHAELNTKSKIFCECSTKFASKPNENTCPVCTGLPGTLPVLNEEVVNLAIKAGIALNCNINMINKMDRKNYFYPDLPKAYQISQYDLPICTGGFVEFECEGKTVKVRINRIHIEEDAGKLIHLEDEPYSLIDYNRAGVPLIEIVSEPDMHSPLEAVTFLRTLKSILEYCEISDCRMEQGSLRCDANISLRPAGSKQFYTKVEIKNINSFKELQKALEDEENRQRKLYQAEEGYKVIQETRRWDSLRGKTVSMRTKEEAHDYRYFPEPDLLPVIIKENTIKHIKGTLPELPAEKSQRFIKDYNLTESEVEILVRDKALSEFFENAIKEGAPPKAAANWILGDLLRIMNDKKLSTEEIPVKPAYLSKLIALIEKGSISNTAAKGIFKELFVKDIDPEELIKAKGLEQISSEEEIIKLVEQAFKDNPQSVEDFKNGKTQAVGFLIGQVMKASKGKANPKLVKELVDAELRK
- the gatC gene encoding Asp-tRNA(Asn)/Glu-tRNA(Gln) amidotransferase subunit GatC; translated protein: MNITIDDIKYIAKLAKLRFSEEEVLKLTSEFESILAHFKSIDKMNLDNVDLNQYSSDNKTITRPDVVKNYEDKSKLFQNVKSKRDTFIVIPKIIE